A stretch of Synechococcus sp. WH 8020 DNA encodes these proteins:
- a CDS encoding DUF4864 domain-containing protein has protein sequence MELGLVREIGSKALLAGGGALLLYWTFTAVKLVLSARGINPLIKQFFTQVAAGRIDAAYLLTTKNYRQHVNRQQFIRYLAGLKLNRFRNLKSGRPRLQEGNIILTVKLIAEDKEEMPLDFTFIKMDDSWKIERIVAVNS, from the coding sequence ATGGAACTGGGCTTGGTTCGCGAGATCGGTAGTAAGGCATTGCTAGCCGGGGGTGGAGCCTTGCTCCTCTACTGGACATTCACGGCGGTGAAGCTTGTGCTGAGCGCCCGTGGCATCAATCCGCTGATTAAGCAGTTCTTCACGCAAGTGGCAGCGGGCAGGATCGATGCCGCTTACTTGCTCACCACCAAGAACTATCGCCAACATGTGAACCGCCAACAGTTCATTCGTTACTTGGCGGGTTTGAAGCTGAACCGCTTCCGCAATCTCAAATCTGGTCGCCCGAGGCTTCAGGAAGGCAACATCATCCTGACGGTGAAGTTGATCGCAGAGGACAAAGAAGAGATGCCTCTGGATTTCACTTTCATCAAGATGGATGATTCTTGGAAGATCGAGCGAATTGTCGCCGTGAACAGCTGA
- the ligA gene encoding NAD-dependent DNA ligase LigA has translation MSSSQPLRSSSSSQSRAEELRRLLNRAAHAYYVLDAPEMEDPVYDQLYRELQELEHQDSTLVSPDSPTQRVGGRLAEGFRSVSHRISLFSLDNAFNRDELHGWYGRLLKVLDRAPAEGSTPTALAMVGELKIDGNALALSYENGVLVRAATRGDGEQGEEITANVRTISSIPLRLHLEPAPAWVEVRGEAFIPDTTFHAINNERLSRDESLFANPRNACAGTLRQLDPSVVAARRLDFFAYTLHLPDDWQGRRPLTQWEALQWLADAGFKVNPNAGLLPDLPAVEQFFETWDTERRQLNYATDGVVVKLNDLRLQDAAGFTQKAPRWAIALKYPAEEAPTKILRISCQVGRTGVITPVAEFEPVLLAGTSVSRASLHNADRLLELDLHNGDTIVVRKAGEIIPEVVRVLPELRPALAQPVELPKTCPACGSTLVRETSESATRCINSSCPAILRGALRHWVSKGALDVDGLGSKLIEQLVDRGLVQSIADLYRLDMALLGSLERMGTKSAENLIQALDASRTQGWARQLYGLGIHHVGDVNAKAITTAFSNADDLNQAACYAPDSITAIFGVGKEIAQSLQQWFSNPANQRLLKELRSLGFSLSLNEEEQARAITAAANDHLSGSTFVLTGTLPTLTRSQAKEQIEACGGKVSGSVSKKTSYLVAGEEAGSKLTKAQELGVKILDEEALHNLLKNSA, from the coding sequence TTGAGCAGCTCGCAGCCGCTGAGATCATCCAGCAGTTCTCAATCGAGAGCGGAAGAATTGCGGCGCCTGCTCAATCGGGCTGCTCACGCTTATTACGTGCTCGACGCTCCGGAGATGGAAGATCCGGTCTATGACCAGCTTTACAGGGAACTTCAAGAGTTAGAGCACCAGGATTCAACATTGGTGAGCCCAGACAGCCCCACCCAGAGGGTGGGTGGGCGTCTAGCGGAAGGATTCAGGAGCGTGAGCCACAGGATTTCCCTGTTCAGCCTCGACAATGCGTTTAACCGAGACGAGCTCCATGGCTGGTATGGCCGATTGCTCAAGGTGCTCGATCGGGCACCAGCAGAAGGATCTACCCCAACAGCCCTGGCGATGGTGGGAGAACTCAAAATCGACGGCAATGCCCTCGCCCTGAGCTACGAAAACGGCGTGCTCGTTCGAGCGGCAACGCGCGGGGATGGCGAACAGGGAGAAGAGATCACCGCCAACGTGCGCACCATCAGCTCCATTCCCTTGCGCTTGCACCTCGAACCGGCACCAGCCTGGGTGGAAGTGCGCGGGGAAGCCTTCATCCCCGACACCACCTTTCATGCGATCAACAACGAACGTCTAAGCCGCGACGAATCTCTCTTTGCCAATCCCCGCAATGCCTGCGCGGGAACGTTGCGCCAACTAGATCCAAGCGTTGTTGCCGCAAGACGGCTGGATTTTTTCGCCTACACACTTCACCTTCCGGACGATTGGCAAGGTCGGCGACCGCTCACGCAATGGGAGGCCCTGCAGTGGCTGGCAGATGCGGGATTCAAGGTGAATCCAAATGCGGGTTTATTGCCAGATCTTCCAGCGGTGGAGCAGTTCTTCGAGACCTGGGACACAGAGAGACGGCAGCTCAATTACGCCACCGACGGTGTGGTGGTGAAGCTCAATGATTTGAGGCTGCAGGATGCCGCAGGCTTCACCCAGAAAGCACCACGCTGGGCAATTGCGCTCAAGTACCCAGCGGAAGAAGCTCCAACCAAAATCCTTAGGATCAGCTGTCAGGTGGGTCGCACGGGAGTGATCACCCCCGTAGCCGAGTTTGAGCCCGTACTGTTGGCCGGCACCAGCGTCAGCCGGGCCAGTCTGCACAACGCCGACAGGCTCCTGGAGCTCGACCTCCACAACGGCGACACCATTGTGGTGCGCAAGGCCGGAGAGATCATCCCTGAAGTGGTGCGGGTGTTGCCGGAACTACGACCAGCGCTGGCCCAACCCGTGGAGCTACCCAAGACCTGTCCAGCCTGCGGATCCACCTTGGTGCGCGAAACCAGCGAATCGGCCACGCGCTGCATCAACAGCAGTTGCCCAGCGATCCTGCGCGGTGCCCTGCGCCACTGGGTCAGCAAGGGAGCCTTGGATGTGGATGGGCTGGGCAGCAAGCTGATTGAACAACTAGTGGATCGAGGCCTCGTCCAGTCGATTGCAGACCTCTATCGCCTCGATATGGCCCTGCTCGGCAGCCTGGAGCGCATGGGAACAAAGAGCGCCGAGAATTTAATTCAAGCTTTGGATGCATCTCGCACTCAAGGATGGGCCAGACAGCTGTACGGCCTCGGCATCCATCACGTTGGAGACGTCAATGCCAAGGCGATTACCACTGCTTTTTCCAACGCAGACGACCTGAATCAAGCGGCTTGTTATGCACCCGACAGCATCACTGCAATTTTTGGTGTCGGCAAAGAAATTGCCCAAAGTTTGCAGCAGTGGTTTTCCAACCCTGCAAATCAGCGGCTACTCAAAGAGTTGCGCAGCCTCGGATTCAGCCTGTCGCTCAACGAAGAAGAACAAGCGCGCGCTATTACGGCGGCCGCCAACGATCACCTATCTGGTTCCACATTTGTACTGACCGGCACCCTGCCTACACTCACCCGCTCTCAAGCCAAAGAACAAATTGAAGCCTGCGGCGGCAAAGTGTCGGGTTCCGTTAGTAAAAAAACCAGCTATCTCGTGGCAGGCGAAGAGGCTGGAAGCAAACTCACCAAAGCCCAGGAACTGGGAGTCAAAATCCTTGACGAAGAAGCGCTTCACAATCTGCTGAAAAACTCTGCTTAG
- a CDS encoding TVP38/TMEM64 family protein — MSWFEPLTLWLRSPLGGLVFIPLYAVWVTLLLPGVWASMLAGALYGTWWGSLIVFVGACLGAESAFLLGRYWLRDWTSQRLTHYPKLQAVERAVSREGLKLVLLTRLSPAFPFSLLNLVYGLSEVSLREYSIGLVGILPGTILFCALGALAGDAARFGEVLAGEASAQAWILRVVGVLATVGVVWLVGRAAKRALTDETIEL, encoded by the coding sequence ATGTCGTGGTTTGAGCCCCTAACGCTGTGGCTGCGCTCCCCTCTGGGCGGATTGGTCTTCATCCCGCTCTATGCGGTTTGGGTGACCCTGCTGCTCCCAGGGGTATGGGCTTCGATGTTGGCTGGAGCTCTTTATGGCACTTGGTGGGGAAGCCTGATTGTGTTTGTGGGGGCCTGTCTCGGCGCAGAGTCAGCGTTCTTGCTCGGCCGATATTGGTTGCGCGATTGGACGAGCCAGCGTTTGACTCACTATCCAAAGCTTCAGGCTGTGGAGCGGGCTGTCAGCCGAGAGGGGCTCAAGCTTGTGCTTTTAACGCGTCTATCTCCAGCGTTTCCCTTCTCGTTGCTGAATTTGGTTTATGGCCTCAGCGAGGTTAGTTTGCGTGAGTACAGCATTGGATTAGTAGGAATTCTGCCAGGCACCATTTTGTTTTGCGCGTTGGGCGCACTGGCAGGTGATGCAGCTCGTTTTGGTGAGGTGCTCGCTGGAGAAGCCTCAGCACAGGCCTGGATCCTTCGTGTGGTGGGCGTCTTAGCCACGGTTGGAGTGGTTTGGTTGGTCGGGCGCGCAGCGAAGCGAGCTTTGACGGACGAGACGATCGAACTTTAA
- a CDS encoding ABC transporter substrate-binding protein: MLSTSMLGSCAITDRQDSTLLQVAQASNENEQQSASRFHSERKISKDFQQQLKEMQPAIRLHPSIYAAESLEQELRVRTNSGLGPDLVITDSNQALTLLAKGITTPIKLTKEKQLLISPSALERVKTDNGTLAGQPVSQYLQLACFDKRKLKEPPKTLTELSAASGKGKVFGMVTNIQDLYWSLGSFGAGEALATSFAGKKASVAAHERLTQWMRWLKASSYQQNIVFLRNQASLRQGLIGGEMSWISCWSSQLPQLREALKDHLGVAPLPSGDFGRATPITRLQVWALGKNSSKLQRAESLRLLNFMVQPWAQKTFALKYKTSYPVNPAAALIVRKQLSLGFDKFSEEENERVSRGDAIISAIDARPRLEKDIQSTLNELIFDGLSPEQAATELQNQIKAKP, translated from the coding sequence TTGCTGAGCACGTCCATGCTCGGAAGCTGTGCCATCACCGATCGCCAAGATTCAACCCTCTTGCAAGTGGCTCAAGCCAGCAATGAAAATGAACAACAATCCGCCAGTCGATTTCATTCCGAACGGAAGATCAGCAAGGATTTTCAACAGCAATTAAAAGAAATGCAGCCTGCTATCAGGTTGCATCCCTCGATCTACGCCGCAGAGTCACTGGAACAGGAACTAAGAGTTCGAACCAATAGCGGACTGGGACCAGATCTTGTGATCACAGATAGCAATCAGGCCTTGACCCTTCTTGCGAAAGGCATCACCACCCCGATCAAGCTGACGAAAGAAAAGCAGTTATTGATATCCCCCTCAGCTCTTGAGCGCGTCAAAACTGACAACGGAACTCTTGCCGGTCAACCGGTCTCTCAATATTTGCAGCTGGCATGCTTTGACAAACGCAAGCTGAAAGAGCCGCCAAAAACGCTGACGGAATTGTCGGCAGCCAGTGGCAAGGGAAAAGTTTTTGGGATGGTCACCAACATCCAGGATCTGTACTGGAGCCTTGGAAGCTTTGGTGCTGGAGAGGCCTTAGCCACCTCGTTCGCAGGCAAAAAAGCCTCTGTTGCAGCCCATGAACGACTCACCCAATGGATGCGATGGCTCAAGGCATCCAGCTATCAGCAAAACATTGTGTTTTTGAGAAATCAAGCCTCACTTCGGCAAGGACTTATCGGAGGAGAGATGAGTTGGATCAGCTGTTGGAGCTCCCAACTACCGCAACTACGTGAAGCGCTCAAAGATCATCTCGGAGTCGCCCCATTACCCAGTGGAGACTTTGGACGAGCAACACCAATCACTCGCTTACAGGTCTGGGCTCTTGGTAAAAACTCAAGCAAACTTCAACGCGCAGAAAGCCTGAGATTGCTCAATTTCATGGTGCAGCCCTGGGCTCAGAAAACCTTTGCCCTCAAATACAAAACGAGCTATCCAGTCAATCCTGCAGCGGCACTAATCGTCAGAAAACAATTATCTCTCGGGTTTGACAAATTCAGTGAAGAGGAAAACGAGCGCGTGAGTCGCGGTGATGCCATTATCTCCGCAATCGATGCTAGGCCAAGACTAGAAAAAGATATTCAGTCAACACTTAATGAGTTGATTTTTGATGGATTATCTCCCGAGCAAGCAGCCACAGAACTCCAAAACCAGATCAAAGCCAAGCCATGA
- a CDS encoding mechanosensitive ion channel family protein: protein MTLPMSYLITIGPGPILNELVSWGAYLNRGTVLLQLLVVGVVMVAEQRGALRRSVRHRLFPEYIRVLIGPLLLLISSALFLLAGLPWGLLRYFGLLWLGWMSFTPLKTLLLNINKKFPVNELESTFLRPVYVIVASLSFVRLMGSTENLSQTPIANLFGVELTLGRIYLAVIAIYVIITLASRPATFLAWLSGVLFGVRPRNRRGLELLFRYSVIIVGVIAVAYYIGIDGTAFIAIAGGLSVGIGFGVKEIVSNFISGIWLLFEGSVRPGEILMINGDPCTVRNLRLRATQLRRGRDGAELLIPNQTFFTTEATSFTATETSRRDSVVVGAAYDHDPDMIVELLKTIAKEHKKVLEYPPVNAFVIDFADSSINYKLCFWVANPLDSFEVGSDLRRTIWKQFEQKGITIPFPQRQVYPMEWPPNLQQSLHSAGGGGVIPQGIQPELTGSDEKPNSEA, encoded by the coding sequence ATGACTTTACCTATGTCTTACCTCATCACCATCGGCCCTGGGCCCATTCTCAACGAGCTAGTGAGCTGGGGGGCGTATCTCAACCGGGGCACTGTTCTTCTTCAATTACTTGTGGTTGGCGTTGTGATGGTCGCGGAACAACGCGGTGCACTTCGAAGGAGTGTGAGACACAGGCTATTTCCTGAATACATCCGAGTGCTGATCGGCCCTCTACTTCTCTTAATCAGTTCTGCCCTATTTCTCCTGGCAGGCCTGCCATGGGGACTACTGCGTTACTTCGGACTGCTCTGGCTGGGCTGGATGTCATTCACACCTCTAAAAACGTTACTTCTAAATATCAACAAAAAATTTCCGGTTAATGAATTAGAAAGCACATTTTTAAGGCCTGTTTACGTTATCGTGGCCTCCCTTTCTTTTGTGAGGTTGATGGGAAGCACAGAAAACCTGTCGCAAACTCCTATCGCCAATCTGTTTGGAGTAGAGCTCACTCTTGGCCGAATTTACCTCGCTGTAATCGCGATTTACGTGATCATCACCCTGGCGTCTAGGCCTGCAACCTTTTTAGCTTGGCTCAGTGGGGTGTTGTTTGGAGTCCGTCCACGCAATCGAAGAGGTCTAGAGCTGTTATTCCGCTACAGCGTGATCATCGTTGGGGTCATCGCAGTTGCTTACTACATCGGTATCGACGGCACCGCCTTCATCGCCATTGCGGGCGGACTCTCTGTAGGAATCGGCTTCGGTGTCAAGGAAATCGTCTCGAACTTCATTAGCGGCATCTGGTTGTTGTTTGAGGGTTCAGTGCGGCCAGGTGAAATTTTAATGATCAATGGTGACCCTTGCACAGTGCGAAATCTAAGACTGAGAGCCACGCAACTCAGACGAGGACGCGATGGGGCCGAACTATTAATACCCAATCAAACTTTTTTCACAACAGAAGCAACATCCTTCACCGCAACAGAAACATCAAGGCGCGACAGTGTAGTGGTTGGCGCGGCCTACGATCACGACCCCGACATGATTGTGGAGCTATTAAAAACAATTGCCAAAGAGCACAAAAAAGTTTTGGAGTATCCACCAGTTAACGCATTCGTTATCGACTTTGCTGATTCTTCGATCAATTACAAGTTGTGTTTCTGGGTGGCCAATCCCCTCGACTCCTTTGAAGTTGGCAGTGATCTACGCCGAACAATCTGGAAGCAATTTGAACAGAAAGGAATCACCATTCCGTTCCCACAACGTCAGGTGTATCCAATGGAATGGCCACCAAACCTTCAACAAAGTCTGCACTCAGCTGGAGGCGGAGGTGTAATACCTCAAGGCATACAACCAGAACTGACGGGCAGCGACGAAAAACCCAACAGCGAGGCCTAA
- a CDS encoding ABC transporter permease encodes MGRYFKSLRRFWGTAVASQLEYQFNVVIELIAVGLSLLGSLFMLSLFFGPGRELGGWSWHEALIVQGFYTVLDGVASTWLRPNLSSIVTHVREGTLDFVLLKPIDSQFWLSLRTISPAGLPEIVLGLLLVIWGGHQAGAALTPLGIAVVLVMLFAAGLILYSLWFLIAATSIWFVKTWNATEVLRAVLASGRYPVAAYPAPLRLLFTLVIPVAFLTTVPAEVVLGRANAPMLWLGLGLAVGFFVAARQFWLYALRYYTSASS; translated from the coding sequence ATGGGGCGTTACTTCAAAAGTCTCCGGCGATTTTGGGGAACAGCCGTGGCCTCACAGTTGGAGTATCAATTCAATGTTGTGATTGAGTTGATTGCGGTTGGCTTGAGCTTGCTAGGCAGCCTGTTCATGCTCTCTCTCTTTTTTGGACCAGGCCGTGAGTTGGGTGGGTGGAGCTGGCACGAAGCCTTGATTGTTCAGGGTTTTTATACGGTTCTCGATGGGGTGGCCAGCACCTGGTTACGCCCCAACCTGTCTTCGATCGTGACCCATGTGCGTGAAGGAACGCTTGATTTTGTACTGCTGAAGCCGATTGATAGTCAGTTCTGGTTGTCATTGCGGACCATCTCACCAGCAGGGTTGCCGGAGATTGTTCTTGGCTTGTTATTGGTGATTTGGGGCGGGCATCAGGCTGGTGCTGCTTTGACACCTCTCGGCATTGCGGTGGTGTTGGTGATGCTTTTCGCTGCTGGGTTGATCCTCTATTCACTCTGGTTTTTAATTGCCGCGACCAGCATTTGGTTTGTGAAAACCTGGAATGCCACTGAGGTTTTGCGGGCTGTGTTGGCATCTGGTCGCTATCCCGTAGCAGCCTATCCAGCGCCCTTGCGTTTGCTCTTCACCTTGGTGATTCCAGTGGCATTTCTGACGACTGTTCCGGCTGAAGTCGTGCTGGGGCGGGCTAACGCCCCCATGCTCTGGCTTGGGTTAGGCCTCGCTGTTGGGTTTTTCGTCGCTGCCCGTCAGTTCTGGTTGTATGCCTTGAGGTATTACACCTCCGCCTCCAGCTGA
- a CDS encoding ABC transporter permease, translated as MRIFGLNRKIIRVLLGTEYAHMLEYRAEIALWALSGVLPFIMLSLWNGSDARGVLGMDGVGLDRYFLSAFLVRQFSVVWMVYDFEEDALTGRLSPYLLQPLHPLWRYVASHLGEQLTRLPFAAAITAIFFLIQPKAFWLPSLGHFVLAWLATWMAFSIAFLLQSLIASLCFWSEKASALERLLFIPFLFLSGLLAPLTAFPPLVRALAQWTPFPYLIDFPARVLAEQPVDLLAGFAIQFAWIALLLPLVLLLWRAGVRRYSAMGA; from the coding sequence ATGCGGATTTTTGGATTGAATCGCAAGATTATTAGAGTTTTATTGGGCACGGAATACGCTCATATGTTGGAATATCGAGCCGAAATCGCCCTGTGGGCTCTTTCGGGTGTTCTCCCGTTTATCATGCTCAGCCTTTGGAATGGCAGTGATGCTCGCGGTGTGTTGGGGATGGATGGTGTAGGCCTTGATCGTTATTTTTTGAGTGCCTTTTTGGTGCGACAGTTTTCTGTTGTTTGGATGGTTTACGACTTTGAAGAGGATGCTCTCACTGGCAGATTGTCTCCATATCTTCTTCAGCCACTCCATCCGCTCTGGCGATATGTCGCAAGTCATCTTGGCGAGCAGCTCACGCGTTTGCCTTTTGCTGCGGCCATCACCGCGATTTTCTTTCTGATTCAGCCCAAGGCCTTCTGGTTGCCATCCTTGGGTCATTTTGTTCTGGCTTGGTTGGCCACATGGATGGCCTTCTCGATTGCTTTTTTGTTGCAAAGCCTGATTGCTTCACTTTGCTTTTGGAGTGAAAAGGCCAGTGCTCTGGAGAGGTTGTTGTTCATTCCCTTCCTTTTCTTGTCTGGTCTGCTTGCTCCTCTCACCGCTTTTCCACCCCTCGTTCGTGCGTTGGCTCAGTGGACGCCCTTCCCCTATCTGATTGACTTTCCGGCGCGTGTTTTAGCGGAACAACCTGTTGACTTGTTGGCTGGATTTGCAATCCAGTTCGCCTGGATTGCGCTGCTTTTGCCGCTTGTGCTTCTGCTTTGGCGCGCTGGGGTTCGGCGGTACAGCGCGATGGGGGCCTGA
- a CDS encoding ABC transporter ATP-binding protein, with protein MITVEQLSKIYRVADKQPGLAGTLQHFVNRRYRDVSAVRDVSFVIEPGEMVGFLGANGAGKTTTLKMLCGLINPSAGQVVVAGHQPQKRHPDFLRRITLVMGQKQQLLWDLPPMDSLRVNAAVYGINDRDANRRISELSDLLELGEELTRPVRKLSLGQRMKAELLAALLHQPEVLFLDEPTLGLDVNAQARVRKFLSDYNQRTGATVLLTSHYMADITALCPRVLLIHQGHLFHDGPLDRLASRLAPERHVRLELAAPVGAEAFSGLGRLDSCRDCEVNLRVQPDQLTAVVAQLLERFDVRDLEVNDPPIDQLIGDLFRQGGV; from the coding sequence CTGATCACGGTTGAACAGCTGAGCAAGATCTATCGGGTTGCTGATAAGCAGCCTGGCCTGGCTGGCACCCTCCAGCATTTTGTGAATCGTCGTTATCGCGATGTGTCTGCGGTACGAGACGTTTCCTTTGTCATTGAACCTGGGGAGATGGTGGGATTTCTTGGTGCCAATGGCGCGGGCAAAACCACCACCTTGAAAATGTTGTGTGGCTTGATCAATCCGAGTGCGGGCCAGGTGGTCGTTGCAGGTCATCAACCGCAAAAGCGTCATCCAGACTTTTTGCGCCGGATCACGTTGGTGATGGGGCAGAAGCAGCAGTTGCTGTGGGATCTGCCACCGATGGATTCCTTGAGGGTGAATGCTGCGGTGTACGGCATTAACGATCGGGATGCCAATCGCCGTATTTCCGAGCTGTCGGATTTGTTGGAGTTGGGAGAGGAGCTCACCCGACCTGTTCGTAAGTTGTCGTTAGGCCAGCGCATGAAAGCCGAGCTGCTCGCGGCTTTGCTTCATCAGCCTGAGGTGTTGTTCCTTGATGAGCCCACCCTTGGCTTGGATGTGAATGCGCAAGCCCGGGTTCGGAAGTTTTTGTCGGATTACAACCAAAGGACTGGTGCCACTGTGCTGCTCACGAGTCATTACATGGCAGATATCACGGCCTTATGTCCGCGTGTGTTGTTGATTCATCAGGGGCATTTGTTCCACGATGGACCGCTTGATCGCTTGGCAAGTCGGCTTGCGCCCGAGCGCCATGTTCGCCTCGAACTTGCTGCTCCCGTTGGGGCTGAGGCATTTTCTGGCCTTGGCAGGCTCGACAGTTGTCGCGACTGCGAGGTGAACTTGCGAGTACAGCCTGATCAGCTCACTGCCGTTGTGGCACAACTTTTGGAACGCTTTGACGTGCGTGATCTGGAGGTGAATGATCCCCCGATTGACCAGCTGATCGGTGATCTGTTTCGCCAGGGAGGTGTTTGA
- a CDS encoding extracellular solute-binding protein gives MPTRAGLINTITTATMMLPLLLAGCSSANKPASTLYIAYPIPDNEFTQTSKQRTEKRIRLSTELFLKTNPNTRVVTVAYRENSMNDQISEDSKLNLGPDLILGPDYALRNLYQDSLLSAFPNSLQWRQQYDEVIKNISFVDDKLLFAPYAILPQISCYNNKAVKQPPETIQELVELGASGVRIGLSTRTNEIFWTAGSTGAIPDISSLVNKTSQNKLQAKIKEWITWLRQAAYYQNISFYSQQSKLINELAANNLDWISCHSYQVLELKEKMGEHLGIAILPNGVQTKAFAWPFLLAFGLGTDSSPSQREIALSYVKSNTNAVGQRQLMLRTEDFLPANKDVDIPNQSSQTLKAYNESWNKQSLSYLKEWPMILQYLGTPENYLKVDTTLAKLTSGIISVDEAVQTLTNLGK, from the coding sequence ATGCCAACAAGAGCTGGATTAATCAACACCATCACAACCGCAACAATGATGTTGCCGCTCTTGCTTGCGGGCTGCTCATCAGCCAACAAGCCAGCCAGCACTCTTTATATTGCCTACCCAATTCCAGACAACGAATTCACACAGACCTCTAAACAGCGCACGGAAAAGAGAATTCGCCTTTCGACTGAGCTATTCCTCAAAACAAATCCCAACACGCGTGTTGTCACAGTTGCCTACAGAGAGAATTCAATGAACGATCAGATCAGCGAAGATAGCAAACTCAACCTTGGACCAGACCTAATTTTAGGACCTGATTATGCACTGCGAAATCTTTATCAAGACTCACTACTGAGCGCCTTTCCCAATAGCCTCCAGTGGAGACAACAGTACGACGAGGTCATCAAAAACATCTCTTTCGTTGATGACAAACTTCTTTTCGCTCCCTATGCAATCCTTCCACAGATTTCTTGTTACAACAACAAGGCCGTAAAACAACCGCCTGAAACAATCCAAGAATTGGTAGAGCTTGGCGCCAGCGGCGTTCGAATCGGACTATCAACGCGCACCAATGAGATCTTTTGGACGGCTGGTTCTACCGGTGCAATCCCAGACATCAGCTCGCTGGTGAACAAGACAAGTCAAAACAAACTGCAAGCCAAAATCAAAGAGTGGATCACATGGTTACGACAAGCGGCTTATTACCAAAACATCTCCTTTTACAGCCAGCAATCTAAACTTATCAATGAATTGGCAGCGAATAATCTTGACTGGATATCCTGCCATTCTTATCAAGTACTGGAACTCAAAGAGAAAATGGGGGAACACCTCGGCATTGCCATCCTTCCGAATGGAGTTCAAACTAAAGCTTTTGCTTGGCCGTTCTTGCTTGCTTTTGGCCTGGGCACTGATTCAAGCCCGTCACAAAGGGAGATTGCTCTAAGTTATGTGAAATCGAATACCAATGCGGTAGGACAAAGGCAACTGATGCTTCGAACAGAGGATTTCCTACCAGCGAACAAGGATGTTGATATTCCAAATCAAAGCTCACAAACACTCAAGGCCTACAACGAATCCTGGAACAAACAATCACTCAGCTATCTCAAGGAGTGGCCCATGATCCTTCAATACCTAGGAACACCCGAGAACTATCTTAAAGTCGACACAACACTAGCAAAATTAACCAGTGGGATCATCAGCGTTGACGAAGCAGTTCAGACTTTAACCAACTTGGGCAAATAA
- a CDS encoding mechanosensitive ion channel family protein — translation MILIPCALITDGFIRKQLSRKNASLSTCLAVGPLTLIVISILLGVASIPTGITIRFGSIWAAWNLLLWIEQKLIQRNPKDRIARWLRRLARPAILVFALLYCIDRLSSLSSIGLINVGTLLDSKLALGKLFSSLIGLYLILIASAPIAFLISWLSQAALKFSDQSRHAIEIIVRYLLISFGLLAVALQAGFNATALLTISAGLSVGLGFGVKEIFANIFSGIWLLFEGSIRPGEILMIKGEPCRVNKLLLRATLLSRERDDAELLIPNQTLFNQDAESFTAGENFRRDEVVVGAAYHHEPQQVMALLEQVACQHPRVLLHPAPKAFAIDFAESSINYKLKYSVRHPLEALTVSSNLRQEIWTAFNDHGIGIPFPQRQVYPMEWPPNSQSSLQSQRNPHDHS, via the coding sequence TTGATCTTAATTCCCTGCGCACTGATCACTGACGGCTTCATTCGCAAACAGCTCAGCAGAAAAAATGCCTCACTCAGCACTTGTCTGGCCGTAGGTCCTCTGACACTGATTGTCATCAGTATTTTGCTTGGGGTGGCATCCATTCCCACAGGAATCACAATCCGCTTTGGATCGATCTGGGCAGCATGGAACCTGCTGTTGTGGATCGAACAGAAGCTAATCCAACGCAACCCGAAGGATCGAATAGCCCGATGGCTCAGGCGACTGGCAAGACCGGCCATCCTGGTTTTTGCACTGCTTTACTGCATCGATCGACTCAGCAGCCTCTCATCCATCGGTCTCATTAATGTGGGCACATTGCTGGATTCCAAACTGGCGCTCGGCAAACTTTTTTCTTCCCTCATCGGCCTCTATCTGATTCTGATCGCCAGCGCACCGATCGCATTTCTGATCTCATGGTTATCACAAGCAGCCCTAAAATTCAGTGATCAAAGTCGCCATGCGATTGAAATCATTGTTCGATATCTGCTCATCAGTTTTGGCCTCCTGGCTGTGGCCCTTCAGGCTGGTTTCAACGCAACAGCATTACTCACCATTTCAGCAGGATTGTCGGTTGGCCTTGGTTTCGGAGTGAAAGAAATCTTTGCCAATATCTTCAGTGGAATCTGGCTCTTGTTCGAAGGATCCATCCGACCGGGAGAGATTCTGATGATCAAAGGCGAGCCTTGCCGAGTCAACAAATTATTACTTCGAGCCACACTCTTATCACGGGAACGGGATGACGCTGAACTGCTCATTCCCAACCAAACCTTGTTCAATCAAGATGCTGAATCATTCACCGCTGGCGAAAACTTCAGACGAGACGAAGTGGTTGTCGGTGCTGCCTATCACCATGAACCGCAGCAGGTGATGGCACTTCTCGAGCAGGTTGCCTGCCAACATCCAAGGGTCCTACTACATCCTGCACCCAAAGCTTTCGCGATCGACTTTGCAGAGTCGTCGATCAACTACAAGCTCAAGTACTCGGTCCGTCATCCCCTCGAGGCTCTCACCGTGAGTAGTAACTTGCGTCAGGAGATCTGGACTGCGTTCAACGACCATGGGATTGGCATCCCCTTCCCACAACGCCAGGTCTATCCGATGGAGTGGCCACCCAACAGTCAATCAAGCCTGCAATCCCAGCGAAACCCGCACGATCACTCCTAA